DNA sequence from the Juglans microcarpa x Juglans regia isolate MS1-56 chromosome 5S, Jm3101_v1.0, whole genome shotgun sequence genome:
aaaaactaactagctagctatctcgtaattttttttaatcattatttaactACGTTGATGTAATAATTTTAACACCTTAATAACttattattatacaaaataaataaatttgttaaagaTAATTAAATACAATCCCATAAACATAAggatagtgatagggttactactctattactatccatttactactcataattcatttcaagtttttttatttttttatttttttatcattttatttttagcatttttttaacatccttaagtattaagaaaaaattaaaaaaaatatataattttactaataatcattttcttaaccattaagtaaaacaaaaaattaataaaaaaatcaaatataaaatgagtagtaaatgagtaataagaagataataactctatcattttcctaaacaTAATAGAATGATAGTGggataaagatataatttttaatattactcttaatatataataattaattcatttcaagtgagatcactacaagaaaaatagacttttgtgACCAATTTATTGCGACTAAAAGACTATTCACAACTAATTTTAGttgcaaataattatttcactGAAATTAACTGGTCGtaaataagtagttttcttgtagtagaGCTGGATTAACAAGccacacaaataaaatatatagagaaaGGTAAGCAGCCAGTAGTTCATGATGCATGCCCCTAGCTTTTTCCCCCTTCGGTTGCTCGATCCATCGACCATACTCTTCTACAACCATACATTTGGGCCATTAAATACCGAATGGTTCTAATTATATGCCAAGATTTATCCATCGCTAGCTTTACATTATACTAATCAACAAACGAATTTCATCCATTTGATTAGCTCAAAAGGTGCATTATTCCACCCAAAACCACGAGGGTTGTCAGACAGATGaaacaccatcatcatcatcattccatatccctttcatataatttatatttatgcaACAAGAATTTTCccgatatttatatatatatatatatatatatatctctaatAAACAAGAAGAACTGTGacagaaaaagcaaaagaaattagaaaacaaaaataaagttgGAGGAAAAGACTGAAAGAGAATTTGATTCAAAATGCTCTCTTTCATTTGTCCAATCATCTCATTGAAAGGTCAACCGGATTCCGATTTAATTAAACTTCCACTGTCCGTACTCTGTTCATTAaccatttcatatataaatcCTTCCCCCACCGAAATAATTTTGTGATACTGCCTGAACTTAGATATAGATAAAgactatagagagagagagagagagagagagctagctCCAGACACAGATAAGCAGCTGGAGCATTAACAAGAGGGAGATCCAGTACTAGCTACCGCAATACCTTAACATTTAcaaccagctagctagctagctggtttCTCGATCTTCTGGGCATGGCAGAGGAATTTCAGACGGGGGTTTGCGGGGCGAATTGGTGGATGAATTCATCCAGAAGCCTGTTCCCGGGAGGCTATGTGTGGACGTCAGATATGTTACTGGATTTGAAGGCCGGGAGGTCTCGTGATCAGGAGACTCTTGATTCGGTTTCTGCAGATAGGACATCCCTTGTTTTCCAAGATCTGCAGAAGCCTCAGCAGGCTGATTCTACCAGTGGCAGCAGTGCTACCATCTTGAGTGATTCTGCCTTGCAGATGATGGGTTTCGGCTTTTCATCATCGTCAACAACTTCGGATTTGAACCAAGCTTTGCTGTAAGTTTTGTGCTTTTTCTTAGTCGCTCACAATCTCCTTGTACTTGTGATATTTCACtggtattttaaatttctatcaaTATGGTTACTCCAATCCCAGAAGATCTTACTCTCcaacccttttttctttcccatttcttttgtttgggaAAAGAAGTCAGTTATATTGTCGATTGATCTTTTCATTATCCAGGGAAACAAGGACACAAGTTTGTATGAGAGAAGTTCCATGCATGACAAtcatattattttgttttatttcttggCAGTCGTGGTAGTGGAACAGCTGAGAACAATTATAATTCCATGTTACAAGAAAAACGCATGAATTCGAGGTTGAATTACCAACAAGAAAAAGTGGTAGATTCTTCTCAAAATAATTGGATCCCCAAGAGCAATGGAAGCGAAGTACTCACTGCTAATTATAAGTCTACCATTCAAGACTTTCCTTCGGACAGTGGCTCCGACAATATTACAGCGACTTTCCATGGAATATCGACAGGTTTTCCAGCGAGTTCAGCTTTTAATTATGGTTACCCTACAACATTCGGACAATGTTTATTTGATGATCTTGAATCTCAAACCCAGCAACCTCTATTCAACAATCGACCCATCACGAACTTCAATTACCCATCGAATGCTAATTATGGGGCAAACtctaatgaaataatttctccTTCTTGTCCTAAGCTCTCTACCCTTTATCCAAAGGAACAGCCTTGTGACCT
Encoded proteins:
- the LOC121268633 gene encoding transcription factor bHLH112-like codes for the protein MAEEFQTGVCGANWWMNSSRSLFPGGYVWTSDMLLDLKAGRSRDQETLDSVSADRTSLVFQDLQKPQQADSTSGSSATILSDSALQMMGFGFSSSSTTSDLNQALLRGSGTAENNYNSMLQEKRMNSRLNYQQEKVVDSSQNNWIPKSNGSEVLTANYKSTIQDFPSDSGSDNITATFHGISTGFPASSAFNYGYPTTFGQCLFDDLESQTQQPLFNNRPITNFNYPSNANYGANSNEIISPSCPKLSTLYPKEQPCDLHSSNKTPFWNASTVALAEGIRPGLFPSSQSQYLAPTFGEKPKLFNQLTVKPNVEDHVLLDSVSVLAKKSGSEPVFKRPRIETPSPLPTFKVRKEKLGDRITALQQLVSPFGKTDTASVLHEAIDYIKLLHDQVGVLSTPYMKNGTPPLIQHQEGTDKLKDSSSSPDQDQNQDLRSRGLCLVPISSTYPVANETAADFWTPTFGSGAFG